Proteins from a single region of Tautonia marina:
- a CDS encoding baeRF10 domain-containing protein, producing MFQQIDLRELAQRRGAERAYVSLYCSGQGGLGFLDRRERQLRSLLEDEPAELEHFDETMAMVRSALADQPPKSEGTCLFACWADDFLRRYDLPVAVPELLRVDAAPYIRPLAELQDEHEDFLVVLADNTATRVLQVSSAEVDDADRIKGKVKNRVKVGGWSQQRYARRRDKQLHHYAHEVAVSLDEIVRNGSFTRVVLLGSEETMRAIEEALTPPVAEKVVGAQAIDLHDDDRELINAAYALHDDAERASEVRLWEQIRAELFSGGLAVAGPEEVLAAALVGRVDSVIVTRDARLTGVRCRDCTNLSAGEPATCPVCGSASVFAVDLIDALTRQLELTSATMEFTDSIPGLAKLGDLAALLRY from the coding sequence GTGTTTCAGCAGATCGACCTCCGCGAGCTGGCCCAGCGTCGAGGGGCTGAACGTGCCTATGTGTCCCTCTATTGCTCGGGGCAAGGGGGGCTTGGCTTCCTCGACCGCCGCGAGCGGCAGCTTCGATCACTCCTGGAGGACGAACCGGCCGAGCTGGAGCACTTCGACGAGACGATGGCGATGGTCCGATCGGCGCTCGCCGACCAGCCGCCGAAGTCGGAGGGAACCTGTCTGTTTGCCTGCTGGGCCGACGACTTCCTCCGCCGGTACGACCTGCCGGTGGCCGTTCCGGAATTGCTCCGGGTCGATGCGGCTCCGTACATCCGGCCGTTGGCCGAGCTGCAGGACGAGCACGAGGACTTCCTCGTCGTGCTGGCCGACAACACCGCAACGCGGGTACTTCAGGTCAGTTCCGCCGAGGTGGACGACGCCGACCGCATCAAGGGGAAGGTCAAGAACCGTGTGAAGGTGGGCGGCTGGTCGCAGCAGCGCTATGCAAGACGCCGGGATAAGCAGCTCCATCACTACGCGCACGAGGTGGCCGTATCGCTGGACGAAATCGTCCGCAACGGCTCGTTCACTCGGGTCGTCCTGCTCGGTTCCGAGGAGACGATGCGGGCAATCGAGGAGGCCCTGACCCCTCCGGTCGCCGAGAAGGTTGTCGGGGCGCAGGCGATCGACCTGCACGACGATGACCGCGAGCTCATCAACGCGGCCTATGCCTTGCACGACGATGCCGAGCGGGCGTCGGAGGTCCGGCTCTGGGAACAGATCCGCGCCGAGCTGTTCTCGGGCGGCTTGGCGGTTGCCGGTCCAGAGGAGGTGCTGGCAGCGGCCCTGGTCGGCCGGGTCGATTCGGTCATCGTCACCCGAGATGCCCGATTGACCGGTGTCCGATGCCGCGACTGCACGAACCTCTCGGCCGGGGAGCCCGCAACCTGCCCGGTTTGCGGCTCCGCGTCGGTCTTCGCGGTCGACCTGATCGACGCTCTGACTCGTCAGCTCGAACTGACCAGCGCGACGATGGAGTTCACCGACTCGATCCCCGGCCTTGCGAAACTCGGGGACCTGGCGGCGTTGCTCCGGTACTGA